The following coding sequences lie in one Acidobacteriota bacterium genomic window:
- a CDS encoding AlpA family transcriptional regulator, with the protein MIDRLLTRTEVERRCGLARSTVYRLMRQNLFPLPLKLGGKAVRWPQSEIESWIASRPRATGEGSRVSA; encoded by the coding sequence ATGATTGACCGACTTTTGACCCGAACGGAGGTAGAGCGGCGCTGTGGACTTGCCCGATCGACGGTCTACCGATTGATGAGGCAAAACTTGTTTCCTCTACCTTTGAAACTTGGTGGAAAGGCCGTCCGCTGGCCTCAATCTGAAATTGAATCCTGGATCGCAAGCCGGCCCCGCGCAACTGGCGAGGGCTCCCGCGTGTCTGCCTGA
- a CDS encoding AAA family ATPase: MDGESNTSAADKQRPGRDGRLPVQDDKGKWRYFNLDPSDYGYYAPNLDDATLVQWIIEEKDRTIRYLFDTAEARADNPTFEELHLPVTAEPIERQPCILERSDGAAILYAGRFSTLHGEPGCGKSWVALIAAGKAIERGGRCLWMDCEDRPGTVATRAGPLGLLESVTNTDRFRFYNAPELIESNAIKGEALGWLLTAPAPRFSLVVIDSAETWGGGGHASDDVNPWLDKAVDPWRKADVAVLLVDHIPKREKDRPAGPIGSQTKRARVDGAALRVEGGRPYLDRNRQLRFTGGPWTKTKGGHVTLLNEKDRIGDLEAGMGRPIATLAGSWDASGGFAWELAAPKVEADTGTEAEAGDMETVYEAIKAAGLEGIRGITAVQEAAGIRRFKVIEAVRGLVEAGRIEKEKQGRGWVYRVDGGGLTQEEKAEVQAAIDYGD; the protein is encoded by the coding sequence ATGGACGGTGAGAGTAACACGTCTGCGGCCGACAAGCAACGGCCGGGGCGGGATGGACGTTTACCCGTCCAGGACGATAAAGGCAAGTGGCGATACTTCAACCTGGATCCGAGCGATTACGGCTACTATGCGCCGAACCTGGATGATGCAACGCTGGTTCAATGGATCATCGAGGAAAAAGACCGGACCATCCGCTACCTGTTTGATACGGCCGAGGCCCGCGCCGACAATCCCACCTTTGAAGAGCTCCACCTTCCCGTTACCGCGGAACCGATCGAGCGCCAACCGTGCATCCTGGAGCGGTCCGATGGGGCCGCCATTCTGTATGCCGGCCGTTTTTCAACGTTGCACGGTGAGCCGGGCTGCGGCAAGTCCTGGGTGGCCCTGATTGCCGCCGGCAAGGCCATCGAGCGCGGCGGCCGGTGTCTCTGGATGGATTGCGAAGATAGGCCCGGAACTGTGGCGACGCGGGCCGGCCCCTTGGGCCTGCTGGAGTCTGTCACCAATACGGACCGCTTCCGCTTTTACAATGCCCCGGAACTAATCGAGTCCAATGCCATCAAGGGCGAGGCCCTGGGGTGGTTGCTGACGGCCCCGGCCCCGCGCTTTTCCCTGGTGGTGATCGACAGCGCCGAAACCTGGGGCGGTGGCGGCCATGCTTCGGATGATGTAAATCCTTGGTTGGACAAGGCTGTTGATCCCTGGCGCAAGGCCGATGTTGCGGTCCTGCTGGTGGATCACATCCCAAAGCGCGAAAAGGACCGGCCCGCGGGGCCGATCGGAAGCCAAACCAAGCGCGCCAGGGTGGACGGTGCGGCCCTGCGGGTGGAAGGCGGCCGGCCCTACCTGGACCGCAACCGACAGTTGCGATTTACCGGCGGACCGTGGACCAAAACCAAGGGCGGGCACGTCACCTTGCTGAACGAAAAAGACCGCATTGGCGACCTGGAGGCCGGGATGGGGCGGCCCATTGCGACCTTGGCCGGATCCTGGGACGCAAGCGGCGGTTTTGCCTGGGAGTTGGCCGCGCCCAAGGTCGAGGCCGACACTGGAACCGAAGCCGAAGCGGGCGATATGGAAACGGTCTATGAGGCCATCAAGGCGGCCGGGCTGGAGGGGATCCGCGGAATTACCGCTGTGCAGGAGGCGGCCGGGATTCGGCGGTTCAAGGTGATTGAGGCCGTCCGGGGACTCGTGGAAGCTGGCCGGATCGAAAAGGAAAAGCAGGGGCGCGGATGGGTCTACCGGGTGGACGGCGGGGGCCTGACGCAAGAGGAAAAGGCCGAAGTTCAGGCCGCAATAGACTATGGGGATTAG
- a CDS encoding tyrosine-type recombinase/integrase — protein MGKLTVVKVKSITEPGRYGDGGTLFLVVAPGGSKSWVQRIAIDGKRRDIGLGGWPLVSLAEARIKAFENRKLARVDGGDPLAGKRKAKMPTFQEAAERTFRGLKPKWRNAKHAADWWSSVERYAFPMVGSTPVDRVRREDVLRILTPIWSSRPERARRLRQRIRAIFSWAQAHNYIPGENVAGEAISGALPTMAIGKTHFRALPYQEVAAALAKVEGTNASMAAKYCLRFLVLTAARSGEAREATWSEIDLDAREWRIPGERMKGGAEHRVPLSDAAVSVLEQARVLDDGSSLIFPSALRPGRCLSNMTLTKLLRSTGLAERATVHGFRSSFRDWCGERANVPREIAEAALAHTVGGVEGAYFRSDLFAKRRQLMDQWAAYLTRAVGKVVRIHG, from the coding sequence TTGTAAAGGTCAAATCTATCACAGAACCGGGGCGATACGGTGATGGCGGGACGCTGTTTCTGGTCGTTGCGCCCGGTGGATCGAAGTCCTGGGTGCAACGAATCGCCATCGACGGCAAGCGCCGGGACATTGGCCTGGGCGGCTGGCCGCTGGTGAGTCTGGCCGAAGCCAGAATCAAGGCATTTGAGAATCGGAAGCTCGCCAGGGTGGACGGCGGCGATCCGCTGGCCGGGAAACGCAAGGCCAAGATGCCAACTTTCCAGGAGGCCGCCGAACGCACATTTAGGGGGCTCAAGCCCAAGTGGCGAAACGCCAAGCACGCGGCGGACTGGTGGAGTTCTGTTGAGAGATACGCCTTTCCGATGGTCGGCAGTACTCCGGTTGATCGAGTCCGCCGGGAGGACGTGCTGCGAATCCTGACGCCTATCTGGTCGAGCCGTCCGGAGCGGGCGCGGCGGCTGCGCCAGCGGATCCGGGCGATTTTTTCCTGGGCGCAAGCACACAACTACATTCCGGGAGAGAACGTGGCCGGCGAGGCAATCTCTGGAGCGCTGCCGACAATGGCGATCGGCAAAACTCACTTCCGGGCGCTGCCCTATCAGGAGGTCGCCGCGGCGCTTGCAAAGGTGGAGGGGACCAACGCGAGCATGGCCGCCAAGTACTGTCTCCGGTTTCTGGTATTGACGGCCGCCCGTAGTGGTGAGGCCCGGGAAGCGACCTGGAGCGAGATTGACCTGGACGCGAGAGAATGGCGCATTCCTGGCGAGCGAATGAAGGGCGGAGCCGAGCATCGGGTACCGCTGTCTGATGCCGCGGTCTCGGTACTGGAGCAGGCCCGGGTGCTGGATGATGGTTCCAGTCTGATTTTCCCTTCGGCGCTGAGGCCTGGGCGCTGTCTATCCAATATGACTTTAACCAAGCTGCTGCGGTCAACCGGCTTGGCCGAGCGGGCAACTGTGCACGGGTTTAGATCGAGCTTCCGTGACTGGTGCGGCGAGCGGGCGAATGTACCGCGCGAAATTGCTGAGGCCGCGTTGGCCCATACGGTCGGCGGTGTCGAGGGCGCCTATTTCCGAAGTGACTTGTTCGCCAAGCGGCGGCAGTTGATGGATCAGTGGGCCGCCTATCTGACCCGAGCTGTCGGGAAGGTGGTGCGGATCCATGGATAA